A window of the Brassica oleracea var. oleracea cultivar TO1000 chromosome C1, BOL, whole genome shotgun sequence genome harbors these coding sequences:
- the LOC106335319 gene encoding glutathione S-transferase T3-like → MDSYPYNNRNSNFVNLLNSQQDIVFGLGQDSGEVSSSQVPVFLTQRSEDSHFGEEAPAKRKERRTWTPTDDIVLISSLLNTSKDPVVENEQKSGAFWKRIAAYFAASPKLAGCEVREPSHCKQRWHKINDLVGKFCGAYEAATREKSSGQNDNDG, encoded by the coding sequence ATGGATTCTTATCCATACAATAACCGCAATTCTAATTTCGTTAATCTTCTAAATAGTCAACAAGACATTGTTTTCGGTTTAGGACAAGATAGTGGTGAAGTTTCATCCTCACAAGTGCCTGTTTTCTTAACTCAGCGAAGTGAAGATTCACACTTTGGGGAAGAGGCTCCGGCAAAACGTAAAGAACGACGGACCTGGACACCAACCGATGACATAGTGCTCATCAGCTCGTTGTTAAACACGAGCAAAGACCCTGTGGTGGAGAATGAGCAGAAGTCTGGTGCTTTCTGGAAGAGAATCGCCGCTTACTTTGCTGCAAGTCCGAAGCTGGCCGGTTGTGAAGTGAGGGAGCCTAGCCACTGCAAGCAGCGTTGGCACAAGATCAATGATCTGGTAGGAAAGTTTTGTGGCGCGTATGAAGCCGCAACCAGAGAGAAGAGCAGCGGTCAGAATGACAATGATGGCTGA